The sequence AGGGATTATATTTTAGAGTTTTTAAGCAATTCATCAATATTGATGATGCATCTATCGCGTTTTTGTGAGGAATTAATTTTATGGTCTTCCTCGGAGTTCAATTTTGTCGAAATCGATGATACGTTTGCAACAGGCTCCAGCATCATGCCGCAAAAGAAAAATCCTGATATGGCAGAACTAATCCGCGGAAAAACAGGACGAGTTTATGGCGCATTATTTGGCTTGTTAACGGTTATGAAAGGTACGCCTTTAGCTTACAACAAAGACTTCCAAGAAGATAAAGAAGGCATGTTTGATGCTGTTAAAACAGTAAAAGGCTCTCTTGAAATATTTGCGGGCATGATTGACACTTTAAAGGTGAAAACTGAAGTGCTTCAGGAGACCGTTAAGGCTGACTTTTCAAATGCAACAGAGCTTGCAGACTATTTAGCAACGAAAGGGATGCCGTTCCGTGAAGCTCATGAAGTTGTTGGCAAGTTAGTTTTCACATGCATCCAAAGAGGAATCTATTTACTTGATCTTTCAATGGATGACTACAAAGAAGCATCAGCATTGTTTGCTGAGGATATTTACGAAGTTCTGCAACCGAAAACAGTTGTGGCAAGACGTAATAGTCTTGGTGGGACAGGCTTTGAACAAGTGAAAAGTGCATTAGATAAAGCAAAAAAAGCGTTGGGTTAAACCCAACGCTTTTTTATTCTACATCGTTTGAACGAACAACTAACACATCACATTTTGCATAACGCATAATATGTTCGGATACACTACCAATAAAGAAACGTTCAACAGCATTTAAACCTGTTGCACCACAAACAATTAAATCAACATTATGATTTGGTGCAAAGTCTTTAGCAATTTTTACTTTTGGGGAGCCATATCCAATAATGACATCAACTTGAGCAATGCCAGCTTCTTCTGCTTCTTTTTTATGCGATTCCAACAGTTCGTTTGCGAATACTTCAGCACGCTCAACAATCGTGCGGTCATAGGCTTCAACCGTTGCAAATGCTCTTGTATCAATAACATGTCCAATCAATAGTTTAGCATTGTTACTTTTGGTTATGTCCACTGCTTTTTTAAAAGCTCTTTCTGATTCCTTTGAACCGTCAATCGCGACCAAAACATTTTTATAAGCTAAACTCATAAAAAATTCCCCCTAGATGGTAATATAGGCAACTACTATAGCTCATTATATCATTTTACAATTCTAATAAATGGCTAAAAGTTGAAAAAATAATGAAAAAATTAGCAGAGGTGATAGAAGTGTTGCGACATTTTATTATAATCGCAATTTCGACGTTTGTTATTCTCGCTGGTTTTCCTTTCAATACTGCTGCAGACGATTTGATAAATTGTGTAGCCTTTAAAATAACGTTAGTTTCGGAAGGACAGGAAATCGAATGGGAGTATGAAAATCCTGATGGGTTTGAATATGAAGTCGGGAGTACGGTGATAAAAGGGCAAAATGCAAAAGAAGAAGTTGAAAAAATGTATAACGCTTTACAATTAACAAAATCAACGGAAGTGGAAGAAATAAAACAAATTCTTGAAAAGCAAGGCTATGACAAACTTGAAAAATTTGTCGTACGCTTAAAATATTTTGATGAGGAATTATTGACATGGAGTTGGGTTCGATAAAAATTCCGTCAATCGATTATTGTTCCCTAATCGATTGACGGAATTTTATTTAATAATCTGCAATTCCTTCGGATATTTTGTCAGTACCACTCTTCCGTTCTCTGCAATATAAATATCATCCTCAATGCGTACTCCACCTACGTTAGGTACATAAATTCCAGGCTCAATGGTAAACGTCATTCCTGTTTTTAAAAAATCTTGATTAGCACTATGAAGCGAAGGGAATTCATGAACATCAATCCCTAAACCGTGTCCGATTCGGTGTGTGAAAAATTCTCCATAACCAGCTTCGCTTATAATATCCCTAGCAATGTGGTCTACTTTTCCAATTTCAACGCCAGGCTTGCTTTCCTGAACGGCTACCAACTGTGCTTTTAATACTGTCTCATATATTTCCCGCTGTTGATCAGTAACGGAATGATAAGCGACAGTCCTTGTAATGTCAGAGCAATACCCATCAAGGACAACCCCAAGGTCAAATAAAACAAACTCCCCTTTTTCGATTATTTCTAAATTAGGTACACCGTGTGGCAAGGCAGTTTTCGCACCAGTTAACACCATCGTCGCAAAGGACATTTCCCTTATGCCTTTGCTCTTTAACTCATACTCAATCTTCGCGACAATTTCTAATTCGGTTTTCCCTTCTTTAATGGCACTAATGCCCACTTCAACTCCAAAATCAGCTAATTTTGCCGCCTCTCTTAAAATGGCTAATTCATTTTCGTCTTTTATTAAACGGAGCTCGTTTAGTTTTTCTTCGATAGCTTTAAAAGAAGTGTTTGGAAAAATAGTTTGCAGTTTTTCGACGTGCTCAAAGGTTAGATGGCCTTTTTCCACAGCAATTGTATGCACATCAATTTTTCTTTTTTGAACAGCTTTTTGAACAAACTCCCAAGGATTGTCAGTGTCATCATAGCCAATAATTTCATAGCCCCAACCCGCATTTTTAGCGGCTGTCATTTCCATTTTTGGACAAATTAAAAATGGTTCTTCATCTTGAAATAAACAAACACCTGCAATTCTTTCATGTGGATTCGTATAAAAATTACTTACATAAAAAATATTTGCGGTTGAAGTAATAAAAGCAAAGCTTACATTTTCCTTTTTAAGCCACTTTACAAGTTCACCAATACGTTGTTCCATCATAGCAACCCCTCTAAACATTATTTTACAATAAATTTACCAGAAATAGGGTTATGAAGTAAAATTTAATGATAATAAAATGAATAGTATAGAGGAATTTTGGCCTCTATGTCGTAGTATTGTTATAGGGAAATATATTTCAAGGAGTGAGATTATATGAAGGTTTCATTTCATGGACATGCGGTTGTATTAATTGAGACAGAAGGAAAGCGAATTATTATTGACCCATTTATTACAGGCAATAGTTTATGTGATTTGAAAGCCGATGAACTTGAAGTAGATGTGATTTTAGTTACACATGGTCATGGTGATCATTTAGGAGATACGATTGAATTAGCGAAAAGGAATAATGCAGTAGTTGTCGCACCTAATGAATTAGCGATTTATTTAGGATGGCAAGGGTTACATTCCCATCCAATGCATATTGGTGGTTCTTATCAATTTGATTTTGGGAAGGTAAAATTTACGCAAGCATTCCATGGTTCATCAATCATGAATGAAGAAACGCAGGAAATCACTTATACGGGCATGCCTTCGGGAATTTTATTTACGAATGAGGGAAAAACAATTTATCATGCCGGTGATACAGCGTTATTTTCTGATTTAAAATTAATTGGAGAACTGAATAATATTGATGTTGCCTTCCTACCAATTGGTGATAATTTTACGATGGGCCCAGAAGATGCGCTTTTAGCAGCAAAATGGGTAAAGGCGAAAACAGTTGTTCCAATTCATTTTAATACATTCCCCGTGATTAAGCAGGATGGGGTTGAATTTGTTTCAAGACTGGCAGTAGAAGGCATTAATGGCAAGCTTCTAAAACCTGGTGAAGGATTAGAATTTTAAATAAGACACGACATTTGTTATTATCGACAAATGTCGTGTCTTTACTTTAATGGAAGGATTTATTGTCGAAAAGATTTGATAATATCCGAGTTTCTAACATTGATGCATTGAAGTCAACTTCATCAACAAGTATAATTTAAAAAAACGCGTAATTTCTGCTAAAGGTGTGGTGAGATGGTTGGCAACAAAGCATGAACAAATACTACAGCATATTGAATCATTGGCAGTGGGAAATAAAATTTCCGTACGCCAAATTGCAAAAGATTTAAGTGTCAGTGAAGGTACCGCTTATCGAGCGATAAAGGATGCTGAAAATAAAGGGTTAGTAAGTACAATTGAACGAGTTGGCACGATTCGAATAGAAAAAAAGAAAAAGGAAAATATCGAAAAGCTAACATATGCCGAAATTGTTAATATTGTCGATGGACAAGTTTTAGGTGGGAGGGAAGGGCTACATAAAACGCTGAATCAGTTTGTCATCGGGGCGATGAAGCTTGAAGCGATGCTGCGCTATGTTGGCGCTGGAGATCTATTAATCGTAGGAAATCGTGATAAGGCACATGAGGAAGCGATTAAGGCTGGGTCTGCAGTATTAATAACAGGAGGCTTTGATGCTAATGAGAAGGTTAAACAATTAGCAGATGAAAAAAAGCTGCCAATTATCTCATCAAGCTACGATACATTTACGGTTGCGACGATGATCAACAGGGCAATCTACGACCAGCTTATTAAAAAAGAAATTGTTGTTGTCGATGACATTTTAACCTCTGTTGACCGGACGTTTTTTATGAAAACAACGGATACGGTTGAAGAGTGGTATGAATTAAATGCTGAAACAAGACATAGCCGTTTTCCGGTTGTTGACGAAAATATGAAAATCCAAGGTATCATTACATCTAAAGATATTATGGGTGCTAACAGGACAGTATCAATCGAAAAGGTTATGACGAAAAATCCAATTACTGTTAATGCGCGCACATCAGTAGCTAATTCCGCTCACCTGATGGTTTGGGAAGGAATCGAGCTTCTTCCAGTTATTGATGACCATCAACGCCTGCTCGGAATAGTAAGCCGTCAGGACGTATTAAAGGCCTTGCAGGTCATTCAGCGACAGCCGCAAATGGGTGAAACATTAGATGATATTGTGACGAGCCAATTTACAGAAGAAAGTGAAGGAGGCCAGCATATTTTCCGTTGCAAGGTAAGTCCGCAAATGACAAACCACCTTGGTACAATTTCCTACGGGGTGTTTACGACGATTGTAACAGAAGCTGGTAGCCGTGTTTTACGAAATTATAAAAAAGGTGATCTTGTTATCGAAAACTTGACTATTTATTTTATGAAGCCCGTTCAAATTGATACTACGTTAGAAATCCATCCGAAAGTGTTAGAAGTTGGTCGCAAGTTTGGTAAGGTTGATGTAGATGTTTACAATGAAGGTAAAAATGTCGGGAAGGCATTATTAATGGCACAATTAATTGATCGTTAAAAAATAGGCTGACAAGCTTGTCAGCCTACTATGTTCATCCTAATTTTTCTGTTCTGCTTCCTCAATTGCTTTAGGCTGATAATATTTATAAGTTCTAAATCCTTGAAAGGCATAGGCAAGTCCAACAACGGAAAAGACGATTCCAACAATCGTTGATACTTTATCCTTCCAGAGGATAAGCTGGTCGGCCCCAAAGAAAAGCATAAAAAGACCTAAAGAAATCGTCGCTTTGCTAGAAATCCACTGACGATGATAGGGCTGCTTCGTTCTGAAATATTTTACTCTAAAAAAAATATAAAGACTTATACAAAGGACTGAAAGAATACCGAAAATAGGCATATGTGAAGCTCCTCCAACTATTTTTCTCTTTTAGATAATATTATTGTAACATTAAAACTAGTCTTATGGTTTAACTTTATTCAGAGTTTCCTCTCACTGCTATAAGTGGCAGGATGAATATAATCAATATATAATGAAGAGAATTGCAAGTGTTAAATTTTCGTTTGTAAAAGGAGATAGGCATGAAGGCTGAAATATTAGATGCAATTAAACGCTACGAAAAAATTATTATTCATCGTCATGTTCGTCCTGACCCAGATGCGGTTGGTTCCCAAGGTGGTTTGGCTGAAATGATTAAAGCTTCCTTCCCAGAAAAAAAAGTATTTGTTGTTGGTGAAATGTACGATTCGCTTTTATTTTTAAATAAAATGGATGATATTACCGACGACTATTATGACGGTGCATTAGTTATTGTTTGTGATACTGCCAACCAAGAAAGGATTAGTGATGACCGTTATAATCGTGGAGAGATGCTTATTAAAATTGATCACCATCCGAATCATGATCAATACGGCGATATTTTATGGGTAGACACAACATCAAGCTCCACAAGTGAGTTAATTTATGAGTTTTATCTATTTGGTAAGGAAAAAGGATTAAAAATGAATGAAAAAGCGGCACAATTAATTTTTGCCGGCATTGTCGGGGATACAGGTCGATTTTTATTCCCAAGTACAAATATAAAAACGTTTCGCTATGCTGCCGATTTGTTGGAATATAAGTTTAATCCAACTTCGCTATACGATCAACTATATAATACTACTATTGAGGTTGTACACCTACAGGGTTACATTCTTGAAAATTTCAAACATTTTGAATCGGGTGTTGCCTATATTTCAATCACCAAGGAAATATTAGAGAAGTTTAAAGTAACGCCTGCTGATGCTTCTCAATTAGTAAGCGTACTTGGAAATATTGAAAAAGTCTTAGCATGGGTATTTTTTGTTGAGGAAAATGGTGAAATTCGTGTCCGCTTACGTTCGCGCGGTCCGATTGTCAATACAATTGCCCAAAAATACAATGGCGGCGGCCATCCGCTCGCATCTGGGGCAACCATCTACAAATGGGAAGATACCGACCTAGTCATCAAAGACTTGGAAGAAGCTTGTCTGCAATTTAGAAATTAGGAAGCAGGGGACGGCTTTTCTGCTTCCTGAACCGTCCCCTGCCTCCTTATAACAACTCAACCTTTAAATAAAGATCAAGCCTTGTATATAAATGAAGCTGTTCGACCTTCATTTGATATTTTTGACCTTCAAGTGTGATGATTTTATTTTCAATCGTGTTGATTATTAATTGGGTATTAGCAGCAACCGTTTCAATATCTTGTTTTATTAATGAATTAATATCCTGCTTGATTGCTTCTTTTAAATTAAATTTAGTAAATTCGTTTAACATTAATTTTTTTTCATTTGTAAAAATAAAGTTAATTTCTTCAATAATTAGCTTCTTTTTGTTTTCTTCATTAAATTTTTCATAATCTTTTTGCCAAATGGCTTTCTCGTTTTCAAGATCCCGTATAGTTGCCTTCTGTTCTAAAAGTAAATTAATCTGTTTATCTTGTATATGACCATACATGAATAGGAAGACGAGCCAACCAGCAATAGTTCCAACAAAAACACCTGCTAAAAACCTCTGCCATGAGCGGAGTTGATAAAAAGGTGGGATTCTCATTGCGTTACATTCTCCTGAATGATCCAGCTAATGATTTTTGCAGCGGTTTGCGTCCCGCCCATTGCGGCAACAATTAATAACACTTGTTTGAAAATATCTAGTGGGACACCGTCAAATAATCCACGCTGGAAGTTTGTAATCGCATCAAAGGTCCCGCCAATAGCAGCAACGATGGCCCAGATTTTTAAGCTTTTCGCTATTCTGCCAATAATGATAAGGGGTGGTTCTCCGATAAGAAAGGCTGAGATGCCGCCAACTAAAGAGCCTCCTAACAGGACACCTAGAGCTATAAAATAACAATGGATCATCGTAGCCATAAAGCGTTCTTCACCCATATAGCCAACTCCTTAAAACCGCTTAATAAAGTTTATCAATACATACATATGGACAAAAGCAGACTAGTATGTTTGTTTTATACTATCGACATTTATATTTATTAGGGTGTGAGGAAAATGAAATTTGTACATCTTCATGTACATAGTTCTTATAGTTTGCTTAATAGTACGATGAATGTTGAAGAGCTTGTACGTTCAGCAGCTACACAGGGACATGCGGCTTTGGCAATCACAGATGAAAATGTAATGTACGGGGCGGTTGCATTTTACAAAGCATGCAAACGTCAGCACATTAAACCAATTTTAGGTATGTTA is a genomic window of Bacillus sp. (in: firmicutes) containing:
- a CDS encoding universal stress protein, with amino-acid sequence MSLAYKNVLVAIDGSKESERAFKKAVDITKSNNAKLLIGHVIDTRAFATVEAYDRTIVERAEVFANELLESHKKEAEEAGIAQVDVIIGYGSPKVKIAKDFAPNHNVDLIVCGATGLNAVERFFIGSVSEHIMRYAKCDVLVVRSNDVE
- a CDS encoding aminopeptidase P family protein, with protein sequence MEQRIGELVKWLKKENVSFAFITSTANIFYVSNFYTNPHERIAGVCLFQDEEPFLICPKMEMTAAKNAGWGYEIIGYDDTDNPWEFVQKAVQKRKIDVHTIAVEKGHLTFEHVEKLQTIFPNTSFKAIEEKLNELRLIKDENELAILREAAKLADFGVEVGISAIKEGKTELEIVAKIEYELKSKGIREMSFATMVLTGAKTALPHGVPNLEIIEKGEFVLFDLGVVLDGYCSDITRTVAYHSVTDQQREIYETVLKAQLVAVQESKPGVEIGKVDHIARDIISEAGYGEFFTHRIGHGLGIDVHEFPSLHSANQDFLKTGMTFTIEPGIYVPNVGGVRIEDDIYIAENGRVVLTKYPKELQIIK
- a CDS encoding metal-dependent hydrolase; amino-acid sequence: MKVSFHGHAVVLIETEGKRIIIDPFITGNSLCDLKADELEVDVILVTHGHGDHLGDTIELAKRNNAVVVAPNELAIYLGWQGLHSHPMHIGGSYQFDFGKVKFTQAFHGSSIMNEETQEITYTGMPSGILFTNEGKTIYHAGDTALFSDLKLIGELNNIDVAFLPIGDNFTMGPEDALLAAKWVKAKTVVPIHFNTFPVIKQDGVEFVSRLAVEGINGKLLKPGEGLEF
- a CDS encoding CBS domain-containing protein, which produces MATKHEQILQHIESLAVGNKISVRQIAKDLSVSEGTAYRAIKDAENKGLVSTIERVGTIRIEKKKKENIEKLTYAEIVNIVDGQVLGGREGLHKTLNQFVIGAMKLEAMLRYVGAGDLLIVGNRDKAHEEAIKAGSAVLITGGFDANEKVKQLADEKKLPIISSSYDTFTVATMINRAIYDQLIKKEIVVVDDILTSVDRTFFMKTTDTVEEWYELNAETRHSRFPVVDENMKIQGIITSKDIMGANRTVSIEKVMTKNPITVNARTSVANSAHLMVWEGIELLPVIDDHQRLLGIVSRQDVLKALQVIQRQPQMGETLDDIVTSQFTEESEGGQHIFRCKVSPQMTNHLGTISYGVFTTIVTEAGSRVLRNYKKGDLVIENLTIYFMKPVQIDTTLEIHPKVLEVGRKFGKVDVDVYNEGKNVGKALLMAQLIDR
- a CDS encoding bifunctional oligoribonuclease/PAP phosphatase NrnA translates to MKAEILDAIKRYEKIIIHRHVRPDPDAVGSQGGLAEMIKASFPEKKVFVVGEMYDSLLFLNKMDDITDDYYDGALVIVCDTANQERISDDRYNRGEMLIKIDHHPNHDQYGDILWVDTTSSSTSELIYEFYLFGKEKGLKMNEKAAQLIFAGIVGDTGRFLFPSTNIKTFRYAADLLEYKFNPTSLYDQLYNTTIEVVHLQGYILENFKHFESGVAYISITKEILEKFKVTPADASQLVSVLGNIEKVLAWVFFVEENGEIRVRLRSRGPIVNTIAQKYNGGGHPLASGATIYKWEDTDLVIKDLEEACLQFRN
- a CDS encoding sporulation protein; the encoded protein is MRIPPFYQLRSWQRFLAGVFVGTIAGWLVFLFMYGHIQDKQINLLLEQKATIRDLENEKAIWQKDYEKFNEENKKKLIIEEINFIFTNEKKLMLNEFTKFNLKEAIKQDINSLIKQDIETVAANTQLIINTIENKIITLEGQKYQMKVEQLHLYTRLDLYLKVELL
- a CDS encoding sporulation protein, whose product is MGEERFMATMIHCYFIALGVLLGGSLVGGISAFLIGEPPLIIIGRIAKSLKIWAIVAAIGGTFDAITNFQRGLFDGVPLDIFKQVLLIVAAMGGTQTAAKIISWIIQENVTQ